The Peptococcaceae bacterium genome has a segment encoding these proteins:
- a CDS encoding sigma-54-dependent Fis family transcriptional regulator: MGSNEKHLIVEKAWKKFIRTGEVGSEIAPEIVKSWMRCQEKHSPLKRAPLDKLEQARYKERLEKNRLFVDAALPIMEDLFQTIKGSGFSVILTDSEGYILKRIGDAGFVDRADRVQLSEGVNWHENFKGTNAIGVALQEQCPITVYAAEHFHRENHFLTCSAAPVFDEDYNLLGILDISGNFERAHPHNLGLALAAAKAIQNRYLLVKKGRAGAVTPHTYSARYDFSYILGNNYKIREAIKLAKRAAQSDSTVLLQGESGTGKELFAQAIHNYSSRKDGPFVALNCGAIPETLLESEIFGYEPGAFTGAKAKGQEGKIEAADGGTLFLDEIGELPLDSQTALLRVLQDGCLTRLGGSRTRSVNIRVIAATNKDLYEKVKKGSFRLDLYYRINVISIEIPPLRERTDDIELLTEHYLGKLGHRFKRTAVKVSPEVKKIFLSYQWPGNIRELINVLERAMHISDDDLILPEHLPRQVKSSFLVVDSLPPMEEAEINLIKWALAETGNNIKKASGLLGISRATLYRKLVKYNFNPRLPGPE, encoded by the coding sequence ATGGGCAGCAATGAGAAACACCTTATTGTGGAGAAGGCCTGGAAAAAGTTTATTAGGACGGGCGAAGTGGGAAGCGAAATAGCGCCGGAAATAGTCAAGTCCTGGATGAGATGCCAGGAAAAGCACAGCCCGTTAAAGAGAGCTCCCCTTGATAAACTGGAACAGGCCAGGTATAAGGAGAGATTAGAAAAAAACCGCTTGTTTGTCGATGCAGCCTTACCGATCATGGAGGACCTGTTCCAGACAATAAAGGGGTCCGGGTTTTCGGTTATCTTGACTGACAGCGAGGGATACATTCTAAAAAGGATTGGTGATGCCGGTTTTGTTGACAGGGCTGACAGGGTGCAGCTTTCTGAAGGAGTAAACTGGCATGAGAATTTCAAAGGGACGAACGCCATTGGGGTTGCTCTTCAGGAACAATGCCCGATCACTGTTTATGCCGCTGAGCATTTTCACCGGGAAAATCATTTTCTCACCTGCTCGGCAGCTCCAGTGTTCGATGAAGACTATAATTTGCTGGGCATATTGGATATATCAGGAAATTTCGAAAGGGCGCATCCTCATAACCTGGGTTTGGCCCTTGCTGCGGCTAAAGCCATTCAAAACAGGTACCTGCTGGTAAAAAAGGGCCGGGCTGGCGCGGTGACACCGCACACTTATTCGGCCAGGTATGATTTCAGTTATATTCTGGGGAACAATTACAAGATTAGAGAAGCTATAAAGCTGGCCAAAAGGGCCGCGCAAAGCGACAGTACGGTGCTTCTTCAGGGAGAAAGCGGCACAGGCAAGGAACTGTTCGCCCAGGCCATCCACAATTACAGCAGCCGGAAAGACGGGCCGTTTGTAGCGCTTAACTGCGGAGCCATACCCGAAACTTTGCTGGAAAGCGAGATCTTCGGTTATGAGCCGGGCGCTTTTACCGGGGCTAAAGCCAAGGGACAGGAAGGAAAGATAGAAGCGGCTGACGGCGGCACTCTGTTTCTTGATGAGATAGGCGAGCTCCCCCTTGATTCCCAGACGGCGCTGCTGCGTGTTCTGCAGGACGGCTGCCTGACGCGTCTAGGGGGTTCCAGAACCAGGAGCGTTAATATCAGGGTCATAGCAGCCACGAACAAGGATTTATATGAAAAAGTGAAGAAAGGCAGTTTCAGGCTGGATCTGTATTACAGGATTAACGTAATAAGCATAGAAATACCTCCTCTCCGGGAGAGGACGGACGACATTGAGCTATTAACCGAGCATTACCTTGGAAAACTGGGGCACAGATTCAAGAGAACTGCAGTTAAAGTTTCGCCCGAAGTGAAGAAAATTTTTCTCAGTTACCAGTGGCCGGGTAATATTCGCGAACTTATCAACGTGCTGGAGAGGGCCATGCACATCAGCGACGATGACCTGATTCTTCCGGAGCACCTCCCCAGGCAGGTCAAAAGCTCCTTTCTTGTCGTTGACAGCCTTCCGCCCATGGAGGAAGCGGAGATCAACCTGATTAAATGGGCCTTGGCCGAAACAGGCAACAACATCAAAAAAGCATCCGGCTTACTGGGCATCAGCAGGGCCACACTGTACAGGAAGCTGGTAAAGTACAATTTCAACCCGAGATTACCGGGACCTGAATAA
- a CDS encoding NGG1p interacting factor NIF3, whose product MKLSEIYELFIRLGKENDPRPAGEIEKVIERRKKQYDELKEDEKEIFDGENLGHPYNDTRILYGDPGSEIRKVLAGIDMETPEVLLADRLREKGEKIDLLLAHHPEGKALAALHQVMHMQEDILAELGVPINVAEGILASRISEVERGLMPLNHDRPVDAARLLNIPFMCVHTPADNMVAAFLTRYFEEKKPDTLNDVIRVLKEIPEYRRAALINAGPRIVVGEGKRRAGKIFVDMTGGTGGSEDAFARLAVAGVGTVVGMHIGEKHRKEAEKNHINVVIAGHMASDSLGINLLLDELEKNGVKVLSCAGLIRVVRSKK is encoded by the coding sequence GTGAAACTGTCCGAGATATACGAGCTTTTTATCAGGCTTGGGAAGGAAAACGATCCCAGGCCGGCCGGGGAAATTGAAAAAGTGATTGAAAGAAGGAAGAAGCAGTATGATGAGCTGAAAGAGGACGAAAAGGAAATATTCGACGGAGAAAACCTTGGGCATCCTTACAACGATACAAGAATACTTTATGGAGATCCCGGCTCGGAAATAAGGAAAGTGCTGGCGGGGATCGATATGGAGACCCCGGAGGTGCTTTTGGCCGACAGGCTGCGCGAAAAGGGGGAAAAGATAGACCTTCTCCTGGCCCATCACCCGGAAGGGAAAGCGCTTGCGGCTCTTCACCAGGTTATGCACATGCAGGAGGACATTTTGGCTGAACTGGGAGTACCAATCAATGTGGCTGAGGGGATTTTGGCTTCCCGGATCAGCGAAGTGGAAAGGGGGCTTATGCCGCTTAATCATGACCGTCCTGTGGATGCGGCAAGGCTTTTAAATATTCCTTTCATGTGTGTCCACACGCCCGCGGACAACATGGTGGCCGCTTTTCTTACCCGTTATTTTGAGGAGAAAAAGCCGGATACTCTTAACGATGTTATCAGGGTATTAAAGGAAATTCCGGAATACCGGAGAGCGGCTTTAATCAATGCCGGGCCTAGAATCGTGGTTGGTGAAGGGAAGAGGCGGGCCGGCAAGATCTTCGTGGATATGACCGGCGGCACGGGGGGCTCCGAGGATGCCTTTGCCAGGCTGGCCGTTGCCGGTGTCGGCACCGTTGTGGGTATGCACATAGGTGAGAAACACCGCAAGGAAGCGGAAAAGAACCATATAAATGTCGTTATTGCCGGTCATATGGCCAGCGACTCCCTGGGAATTAATCTTCTACTGGACGAACTGGAAAAAAACGGCGTGAAAGTCCTGAGCTGCGCGGGTTTGATCCGGGTTGTCCGATCCAAAAAGTGA
- the zapA gene encoding cell division protein ZapA, with the protein MTKERVEASHLKRERVFMSLKDREAKGSKDKINRVNVRILNEDYVIKGDADTKHIEKVSSYVDLKMKQLTLKYPHLSPGKVAVLAAINIADEYLRLSSDYDELIKLLDQDKNNR; encoded by the coding sequence ATGACGAAAGAAAGGGTAGAGGCTTCTCACTTGAAGAGGGAGAGGGTATTTATGAGTCTCAAAGACAGGGAAGCTAAAGGGTCAAAGGACAAAATCAACCGGGTAAACGTTCGAATTCTCAACGAGGATTATGTGATAAAAGGGGACGCTGATACCAAACATATTGAAAAGGTTTCTTCCTATGTCGACCTTAAAATGAAGCAGCTGACCCTGAAATACCCGCACCTGTCGCCGGGCAAAGTTGCCGTCCTGGCAGCAATTAACATTGCCGATGAGTATTTGCGCTTATCCAGTGATTACGATGAACTGATTAAACTTTTGGACCAGGACAAAAATAATAGGTGA
- the pheT gene encoding phenylalanine--tRNA ligase subunit beta has translation MRVSWNWLKELVELNIEPEELAHLLTMSGLEVEAIERLNKGVGGVKVGLVREVRVHPQAGRLLVCRVETGEGNSITVVSGAQNLKTGQKVPVALPGASLAGGVRVGKASFLGVESEGMLCSAEELGLDVDKLPAEDKEGIYLLPADVLVGQDVVDVLGLNDIILELGLTPNRSDCLGMVNVAREVAALTGGRLKLPVIEESKTGGKCASLTSVEIMEPELCRRYVARIIKNVHVGKSPLWMRHRLLAGGIRPINSIVDVTNYVMLEMGQPMHAFDYDRLVENRIVVRKARPGEEITTLDGQKRVLGPEMLVIADAEKPVGIAGVMGGLETEVTEETKTVLLEAAFFNGPNNRRTSQTLGLKSEASLRFEKEVDLERVSLAADRAVQLIALLGAGVPVSGNVDCFPNPERKEPLRLRLDRVNKILGTSLDEKAVETVLDSLQVRVINKENGGWTVETPSHRRDLQREIDLIEEVARLHGYERIPTTLPYGAVTQGGRAWAQRVRRRVSSLMSAQGLYEIVTFSFVNPRHLDWLRLPEGDELRQAVVVKNPLSEEQGIMRTTLLPGLLETVRNNIAKRNHNIAVYELGKIYQQDGFPEHSPLPLEKWVLGGAATGAEEKSWAYPGRFYDFYYLKGVVENLLSGLGINNREFKSDSGRPFLHPGRAARVLVNGKNAGWLGELHPLVLENYELEQETVAFMLDMDILTQEAQEKVQYTPLPRYPAVTRDLAVIVPEGVEAAAVERIIKETGQPSLKQVKLFDVYKGKQIEKGFKSLAFSLSWQAEDRTLTDEEVNTLHQQVLAALEQRFGARIRQA, from the coding sequence ATGCGCGTTTCGTGGAATTGGTTAAAAGAACTGGTGGAACTCAACATTGAACCGGAGGAACTCGCTCACCTCCTGACCATGTCGGGGCTGGAGGTCGAGGCGATAGAACGCCTCAACAAAGGGGTTGGGGGTGTTAAGGTGGGGCTTGTCCGGGAGGTCCGGGTTCACCCGCAGGCCGGCAGGCTGCTGGTCTGCAGGGTTGAAACCGGTGAGGGAAACTCCATTACGGTTGTTTCGGGGGCCCAAAACCTAAAGACCGGGCAAAAAGTACCAGTTGCGCTGCCGGGTGCTTCTTTGGCCGGAGGTGTCAGGGTAGGGAAGGCATCATTTTTAGGGGTGGAGTCGGAAGGGATGCTCTGCTCGGCTGAAGAACTGGGCCTTGATGTTGATAAACTACCCGCGGAAGACAAGGAAGGTATATATCTTTTGCCTGCGGACGTTCTTGTCGGTCAAGATGTGGTGGATGTATTGGGCTTGAACGACATTATCCTGGAGCTTGGCCTTACTCCCAACAGGTCGGACTGCCTGGGCATGGTAAATGTTGCCCGCGAGGTTGCCGCTTTGACGGGGGGGAGGCTTAAGCTTCCAGTCATTGAAGAATCAAAAACAGGAGGCAAGTGCGCTTCGCTCACCAGTGTGGAAATCATGGAACCTGAACTATGCAGGAGATATGTGGCCCGGATAATAAAGAACGTGCATGTCGGGAAGTCGCCGCTGTGGATGCGTCACCGCCTGCTGGCTGGAGGAATCAGGCCCATTAACAGTATCGTGGATGTGACAAACTACGTTATGCTGGAAATGGGCCAGCCCATGCATGCCTTTGATTATGACCGCCTTGTTGAAAACAGGATTGTGGTGCGAAAGGCCCGTCCTGGTGAGGAAATAACCACCCTTGACGGGCAAAAACGGGTTTTGGGGCCGGAAATGCTGGTCATTGCCGATGCCGAAAAGCCTGTAGGCATTGCCGGGGTAATGGGCGGTTTGGAGACGGAAGTTACGGAGGAAACAAAGACTGTTCTGCTGGAGGCGGCTTTCTTTAACGGTCCAAATAACCGCAGGACATCCCAGACCCTGGGGCTTAAGAGCGAGGCCTCGTTACGCTTTGAGAAGGAAGTGGACCTGGAGCGGGTGAGCTTGGCCGCAGACAGGGCCGTACAACTCATTGCTCTGCTTGGGGCGGGTGTGCCCGTTTCCGGAAATGTGGACTGCTTTCCGAATCCGGAAAGAAAAGAACCGCTCAGGCTTCGCCTGGACCGGGTCAATAAAATACTGGGAACCTCTCTTGATGAAAAAGCCGTGGAAACTGTCCTGGATTCTCTCCAGGTAAGGGTTATCAACAAGGAGAATGGCGGCTGGACGGTTGAAACGCCTTCTCACCGCAGGGATTTACAAAGAGAGATTGATTTGATAGAGGAAGTTGCGCGGCTGCATGGATACGAACGCATACCGACCACGCTGCCTTACGGTGCGGTAACACAGGGGGGCAGGGCCTGGGCGCAGCGGGTGCGGCGCCGGGTCAGTTCCTTGATGAGCGCCCAGGGTCTTTACGAGATTGTTACATTCAGCTTTGTCAATCCACGCCATCTTGATTGGTTGAGACTGCCGGAAGGAGATGAGCTTCGCCAGGCGGTCGTGGTGAAGAATCCTCTTTCCGAAGAACAGGGGATAATGCGGACCACTCTCCTGCCGGGACTTTTGGAGACGGTCAGGAATAACATAGCTAAGAGAAACCATAATATAGCCGTATACGAATTGGGGAAGATCTATCAACAGGACGGGTTCCCTGAACATTCCCCGCTGCCGTTGGAAAAATGGGTTCTCGGCGGGGCGGCGACCGGCGCAGAGGAAAAATCGTGGGCCTATCCCGGTAGGTTTTACGACTTCTATTATTTGAAAGGAGTTGTTGAAAACCTGCTGTCCGGCCTGGGAATTAATAACCGGGAATTTAAAAGCGACAGCGGCAGGCCTTTCCTTCATCCGGGGCGGGCTGCAAGGGTCTTGGTTAACGGCAAAAATGCCGGCTGGCTGGGCGAGTTGCATCCTCTCGTTCTTGAAAACTACGAGCTGGAGCAGGAGACGGTCGCGTTCATGCTGGATATGGATATACTGACCCAGGAGGCCCAGGAAAAGGTTCAGTATACCCCGCTTCCCAGGTATCCGGCGGTGACACGCGATCTGGCTGTCATAGTGCCGGAAGGAGTTGAAGCGGCGGCTGTCGAGCGGATAATTAAAGAAACGGGACAGCCGTCTCTGAAGCAGGTCAAACTGTTTGATGTTTATAAAGGGAAACAGATTGAAAAGGGATTTAAGAGCCTGGCTTTTTCTTTAAGCTGGCAGGCTGAGGACAGGACGCTCACTGATGAGGAGGTAAATACCCTTCACCAGCAAGTTCTGGCTGCCCTTGAACAGAGGTTCGGCGCCCGGATACGCCAGGCGTAA
- the pheS gene encoding phenylalanine--tRNA ligase subunit alpha → MRERLRLLERKARQELSSCASIEALNEFRVKYMGKKGELTQILRGMGRLPPGERPLVGQLANEIRDNLEKELGEAIKRVKAEEIEKRLSRENIDVTLPGSAPAPGRQHPLHQVLDRIEEIFIGMGYTIEEGPDIELDYYNFEALNIPKDHPARDMQDSFYITPEVLLRTQTSPVQARAMEKMRPRLPIKIIAPGKVYRRDDDATHSPMFHQVEGLVVDENIRFSDLKGTLLSFARQMFGADRRIRLRPSFFPFTEPSAEVDVSCGVCGGNGCRTCKHTGWLEILGSGMVHPRVLEMGGYDPEKVSGFAFGMGVERITMLKYDLDDMRLLFGNDIRFLRQF, encoded by the coding sequence ATGCGGGAAAGACTGCGTTTACTGGAAAGAAAAGCCCGGCAAGAGCTGTCGAGCTGCGCGTCTATTGAGGCTCTCAATGAATTCCGGGTAAAATACATGGGTAAAAAAGGGGAGCTTACCCAAATCTTGCGCGGCATGGGGCGGCTGCCGCCTGGGGAACGCCCCCTGGTGGGACAGTTGGCCAATGAGATCAGGGACAACCTGGAAAAAGAGCTGGGAGAAGCGATTAAAAGAGTTAAGGCTGAAGAAATAGAAAAAAGGTTGAGCCGGGAAAACATTGATGTCACCTTGCCCGGATCTGCTCCGGCTCCCGGCCGGCAGCACCCGCTTCACCAGGTGCTGGACAGGATTGAGGAAATTTTTATCGGCATGGGCTATACCATTGAAGAAGGTCCGGATATTGAACTTGATTATTATAACTTCGAGGCTTTGAATATCCCCAAGGACCACCCGGCCAGGGATATGCAAGATTCATTCTATATTACCCCCGAAGTTCTGCTGCGCACGCAAACGTCTCCTGTACAGGCGCGGGCTATGGAAAAAATGCGCCCCCGGCTTCCTATTAAGATAATTGCGCCAGGCAAAGTATACCGGCGTGACGATGATGCCACCCATTCGCCCATGTTTCACCAGGTGGAAGGGCTGGTGGTCGATGAAAATATAAGATTCAGCGACCTGAAAGGAACGCTGCTGTCATTTGCCAGGCAGATGTTTGGAGCGGACCGCCGCATCCGGCTGCGCCCCAGCTTCTTCCCGTTTACAGAACCAAGCGCGGAAGTCGATGTCTCCTGTGGAGTTTGTGGGGGTAACGGGTGCAGGACGTGCAAGCATACGGGCTGGTTGGAGATACTTGGTTCGGGCATGGTTCATCCACGGGTGCTGGAGATGGGAGGTTATGATCCGGAAAAAGTGAGCGGGTTTGCGTTCGGCATGGGAGTGGAACGCATCACCATGTTGAAATATGACCTGGATGATATGAGACTGCTGTTTGGAAACGATATCAGGTTCTTACGTCAGTTTTAG
- a CDS encoding RNA methyltransferase yields the protein METINSLQNRAVKEAKKLQQKKYREERGQYLVEGVRMVEEGIRAGSLTCFFYNLSLRETKRGEGLWHTIREYAAQTKSGCFQVSEKVLRTLAETETPQGIVAVARMNTVSLSSILEKREEDILAIIDGLQDPGNLGTLLRTVWAGGGLGAVCLPGTVDPYNGKSVRSTMGSIFRIPVVTGQDWPTVRDWCRSRGYRFAAGDVLGREEYFNVAYPGKIALVIGSEGHGLVNVPRDEVDFCVRIPLRNGVESLNAAVAGSILFYEIIRQKSGKPCHSK from the coding sequence GTGGAAACAATAAATTCCCTGCAGAATCGCGCGGTTAAAGAAGCAAAAAAACTGCAGCAAAAAAAATACCGTGAAGAAAGGGGCCAGTACCTGGTGGAAGGCGTCAGGATGGTGGAAGAAGGCATCAGGGCTGGCAGCCTGACCTGTTTTTTTTACAATCTCTCCCTGCGGGAAACAAAACGGGGGGAGGGGCTTTGGCATACTATAAGGGAATACGCAGCGCAAACCAAAAGCGGCTGTTTCCAGGTATCTGAAAAAGTGCTGCGCACACTGGCCGAAACGGAAACCCCTCAGGGGATTGTAGCGGTTGCCCGGATGAATACCGTTTCGCTGTCCTCCATATTGGAAAAAAGGGAGGAGGACATTCTGGCGATCATCGACGGGCTGCAGGACCCCGGAAACCTGGGCACACTGCTGCGCACCGTTTGGGCTGGCGGCGGCCTGGGAGCGGTCTGCCTGCCGGGAACGGTTGACCCGTATAACGGTAAGTCGGTTCGCTCTACGATGGGAAGCATTTTCAGGATTCCGGTGGTTACCGGACAGGACTGGCCGACTGTGCGGGACTGGTGCCGCAGCCGGGGCTACCGGTTTGCAGCAGGAGATGTGCTGGGAAGAGAAGAGTATTTTAACGTCGCTTATCCAGGTAAAATCGCTCTCGTCATTGGCAGCGAAGGGCATGGTCTAGTCAATGTTCCCCGGGATGAGGTCGATTTTTGCGTAAGGATCCCCCTGAGAAACGGGGTTGAGTCGCTAAACGCTGCTGTAGCCGGAAGCATACTTTTTTATGAGATCATCAGGCAAAAAAGCGGTAAGCCTTGTCACTCTAAATGA
- the rplT gene encoding 50S ribosomal protein L20, which translates to MPRVKGGYKTRRRHKKILRLAKGYRGAKSKLYRPAHEQVMKSLAYAFAHRRKRKGDFRKLWIARINAATRMNGLSYSRFISGLKKAGVKVNRKILADMAVNDMPAFSQLVAVARENQ; encoded by the coding sequence ATGCCAAGGGTGAAAGGCGGTTACAAAACACGCCGCAGACATAAAAAGATACTTCGGCTGGCGAAAGGTTACAGGGGGGCAAAGTCAAAGTTATACAGACCGGCCCATGAACAGGTAATGAAATCCCTGGCCTATGCTTTTGCCCATCGCCGCAAACGCAAAGGCGACTTCCGCAAACTGTGGATAGCCAGGATCAATGCCGCCACCCGCATGAACGGCTTGTCTTACAGCCGTTTCATCAGCGGGCTGAAAAAGGCGGGGGTAAAAGTCAACCGTAAGATTCTTGCTGACATGGCGGTTAACGATATGCCGGCATTCAGCCAGCTGGTTGCCGTGGCCAGGGAGAATCAATAG
- the rpmI gene encoding 50S ribosomal protein L35, whose protein sequence is MPKMKTHRGAAKRFRVTGTGKIKRNHAFKSHILTKKSAKRKRNLRKAVIMSAADAQRVVKLIPYK, encoded by the coding sequence ATGCCAAAAATGAAAACGCATCGTGGAGCGGCAAAACGCTTCAGGGTTACCGGAACCGGTAAAATCAAGAGAAATCATGCTTTCAAAAGCCATATACTGACTAAAAAATCGGCCAAGAGAAAGCGCAATCTCAGGAAAGCAGTAATCATGAGCGCAGCGGATGCTCAACGTGTTGTCAAACTGATCCCCTATAAATAA
- the infC gene encoding translation initiation factor IF-3 yields the protein MEVYNISKDELRVNEEIRAKEVRLVSETGEQLGIMSPKEALKIALSKGLDMVEVAPNAKPPVCKIMDLGKYKYEQSKREREARKKQRIINVKEVKLRPNIEEHDFQVKARNAIRFLQDGDKVKVTIMFRGRELSHPELGRELLSRVAAIVKEMAIIEKDPKLEGKNMTMVLSPKQH from the coding sequence ATGGAGGTGTACAACATAAGTAAAGACGAGTTGCGTGTGAATGAGGAGATAAGGGCCAAAGAAGTGCGATTGGTCAGCGAGACGGGGGAACAGCTGGGCATAATGTCTCCCAAAGAGGCTTTGAAAATTGCCCTCTCCAAAGGACTGGACATGGTAGAGGTTGCCCCCAATGCCAAACCGCCCGTCTGCAAGATCATGGACCTGGGAAAGTACAAATATGAGCAGAGCAAACGGGAAAGGGAAGCTCGCAAAAAACAGCGCATTATAAATGTGAAAGAGGTCAAACTGCGGCCCAATATAGAGGAACACGATTTTCAGGTTAAGGCCAGGAACGCCATTCGCTTTCTCCAGGATGGCGATAAGGTAAAGGTGACCATTATGTTCAGGGGCAGGGAACTCTCCCACCCCGAACTTGGCCGTGAGCTTTTAAGCAGGGTTGCGGCAATTGTCAAAGAAATGGCCATAATAGAAAAAGACCCCAAGCTGGAAGGCAAGAACATGACCATGGTCCTGTCACCGAAACAGCACTAA